CGGCGAGAAGGGCGCCACGGTCGTCATCCGCACGCACGGAACCACGCCGGCGCGGATGAAGGAACTCGTCGAAGCGGGATTCAACGTCAAGGACGCGACGTGCCCCTTCGTCCTCAAGACCCAGCGCAAGGCGCGCGAGTTCGCCGCGGAGGGGTACCACATCGTGATCCTCGGCCATCGCAACCATCCCGAGGTCGTGGGGATCGCCGGCCAGGTGCCGGATCGTCACACGATCGTGGATACACGGGAGGATCTCGAGAAGGTCGGCCGCCACCTCAAGATCGCCGCGCTCTTTCAGTCCACCGTGACCTTCGAGGACTACGCGTGGGCGATTCCGCTCCTGGCGGCCAAGTGCTACGAATTCAAGCTCCTTCAGACGATCTGCGGCGTCACGATCACGCGGCAGAAGCGCACCGCCGAAGTGGCGCGGGACGTGGATCTCATGATCATCATCGGGGGGAAGAACTCCTCCAACACGAAGAAGCTCGTGGACGTCAGCCGGCCGTATTGCCGCACCGTGCACATCGAGGAGCCCGAGGAGATCGACGGCGTGGATCTCTCCGGCGTGCGCCGGGTCGGCATCAGCACGGGAACCTCGACGCCCGAATTCCTGGTGGATGCGCTCGTCGAGCGGCTCAGGGCGAGGGCGTGACCGGAGCCCCCGCCTTCGCGGGCCCGCCTCCGATCGCGGACAACGACATGACCACCGTCTGGGACAG
The Planctomycetota bacterium DNA segment above includes these coding regions:
- the ispH gene encoding 4-hydroxy-3-methylbut-2-enyl diphosphate reductase, whose translation is MEIRIAKEIGYCYGVRDAVDMAIDEADKAGGAKVYTFGPIIHNHHTIDMLRDAHNVHTVQSMEEIGEKGATVVIRTHGTTPARMKELVEAGFNVKDATCPFVLKTQRKAREFAAEGYHIVILGHRNHPEVVGIAGQVPDRHTIVDTREDLEKVGRHLKIAALFQSTVTFEDYAWAIPLLAAKCYEFKLLQTICGVTITRQKRTAEVARDVDLMIIIGGKNSSNTKKLVDVSRPYCRTVHIEEPEEIDGVDLSGVRRVGISTGTSTPEFLVDALVERLRARA